AGTGGAATGGCGGCGAAGACCAGCGGCAGCCATTCCGGCATGCCGCCGGCGCTCTGGGTCGGCCTGCTCGGGGTCGGTCTGCTCTGGCTTGGGCGCGTCGGCTGGGTCGAAGGGCTTGTCGATTGCGAGGGCCGGCTCCTGGTCGAGGGTTCGCCGGGCTTGGTCGGCGTCAGAACGATCGGCGCATTGGCGACATAGCGGTCGTAGGCGATGCCGCCGCCGATCGCGAGGACCGCGACGACCACGAACAGGACGATCGGCCAGCGCGAGCTGCGCTGGGTGTCGATCACGGGATTCGTCGGCGGACGTTGGTAGGTAGCCATGGCCTCGCTGCCCTTTTCTTGGGGTTCGCCGTCAGCATCCTGCGCGTTGGCGGGTCCGCTGTCGACAGGTGACGCGCCATCGTCGACAGTCGACCCGCCCGATATGTCCCCGCCGCTGCTGCCCCGCCTGCTGATACCGCGCTTGCCCTTCTTTTATGGCTGGGTCGTGCTGGGCTGCGTCTGCCTCGCCGGCTTCGCCCGCCAGGGGCCGTCCGTGGCGGTGTTGTCGATCTTCGTCACGCCGATGACCGAGCATTTCGGCTGGTCGCGCACGGCCATCGCCGGCGCGGTCTCCGTGGGCGGCGTGCTGGCGGCGGTGATCTCGCCGATCATCGGCCCGATGCTCGACCGCCAGGGCGCGCGGCTCGTGCTGACGCTCGCCGTGCTGTTCTCCGGCATCGCCTGCATGGGGCTGTCGCTGATTCAGTCGCTGCCGGTGTTCTATCTGGTGTTCTGCTTCGCGCGCATGATCTGGGCCGGGCCGTTCGACCTCGGCCTCTACGGCGCGCTCAACGCCTGGTTTGTGGCCCATCGCGCCTTCGTCACCTCGATCGCCACAGTGGCGCAACTCGGCGGGCTGATCGCCTTGCCGCTGATCGCGCAGTTCGCCATCGGCGCTGGCGACTGGCGCGACGGCTGGATCGCGGTCGGTGCCACGGTACTGATCGTCGGCTTCGTGCCGAGCTGGCTGCTGCTGGTGCGGCGGCCGGAGGATGTCGGGCTGGTGCCCGACAGGCTGGCCTCGGCCGGCACCGCCGCGACACCGGCCGAACCGCGCTTCAGCCGCGTCCAGGCGATGCGCACGCCGGCCTTCTGGCTGCTGTCGCTGTACACCGTGCTGGTCTATCCGGTGCAGGCCGGCGTCAGCCTGCACCAGGTGCCACACCTGATCGAGCGCGGGATCTCGCCGTTGGTCGCCGCCTCGGTGGTCGGCGTCTTCTCCTCGCTCTCGGCGGTGGCGACGATCGGCTTCGGCTATCTCGCGCGGCGCGGGCCGATCCGCTACTCGATGGCGCTGGCGGCGATCCTGCTGGCGGCGGGCAGTCTCGGCCTGATCTGGGTCCACGGCGCATGGGCTGCCTATCTCGCTGCCGGCGCCTTCGGCATGGGCATCGGCGGAGTCCTCACCCTGCTGCCGATCGCCTGGGCCGACTATTTCGGCCGCGAGAGTTACGGTGCGATCCGCGGCGTGGCCCTGTCGCTGCAGGTGCTGGCCCAGGCGGTGGGCCCGGTGCTGTCGGGCATGCTGCGCGACGGCAGCGGCGACTATGTGCGCTCGTTGATTGTCTTCGGAACGCTGTCGGCGCTTGCGGTCCTGGCGGCGCTGGCGGCGCAAAGGCCGCGCCTCGCGGGTTAGCCGCGACCTGACAAGGCAGAGGCGGTCGCCGAATCGTCATGGGGTGCAGCCGGCGAATTGACGCCCGGCGCGGCGCGCGTAGTGTGTAGTTGGGTGGACCCGGCACCAAGTCCGGGACGCCCACAGGGAGTACCAACGGCCGCCGAAGTGCGGCACAGGAGGCGTCGTCATGAACACCATCCTCGCCCTGGCGTGGAGCGGCGATGATCTGTCGGCCTTCGAGGTCGCCGCCAATCTCGCGCACGACATGAGCAGCCATGTGATCGGGCTCGAGCCGCCGTCCTATCGCGCGGTCAGCGTGGCCTGGGCCGATGTCGGCATGGGTGGGCCATTCGACATGCCGATGGCCGACGACGAGGAGGACCGCAAGCGGGTCGAGGCGCTGCGAGAGGGCTTCTTCCGCGCCATGGACGCAGCCGGCGTGCCGCGGGCGGGCTCGGCCGAGGCGCAGGACGGTGCCTTATGGCGCGAGCTGAAGCAGGCTGCGCCGCTGGAGATCGGCTCGGTCGGCCGCGCCGCCGAGCTGATCGTCGTGCCGCAGCCTGGCGGACCGGCCAAGGTGCCGGAGAGCCTGTTCGAGGGTGCGCTGTTCGAGTCGGGCCGGCCGGTGCTGATGGTGCCGGCGGGCAAGCATCCCACGGTCGGCAAGCACATGGTGGTCGCCTGGAACGCCTCGACCGAGACGGCGCGCTGCGTGGCGATGGCCATGCCGCTGTTCCGCCGCGCCGAGAGCATCGAGGTGATCAGCGTCGACGGCGCCATGGTCGACGGGCCGAGCGGCGCCGACCTGGCTGTGTCGCTGAGGCGGCGCGGCCTGAAGGTGACGGCGCGACATCTGCCGGCCGGCAACAAGGCGCCCGGGCCGACGATCATCGAGGCGGCGCAGGCCTCAGGCGCCGACATGATCGTCAAGGGCGCCTATACGCAGAGCCGCTTGAGGCAGATGATCTTTGGCGGCCTGACCCGCCACCTCATCCTGTCGTCGCCGGTTCCGGTGCTGTTCTCGCATTGAGGCGAAGCCGGCGCCGACCCAGGGTCAGCGCAGCGGGATCACCGCGCCGAACGACAGCACCGGCCGGACGGGCACGGCATAGACCGGCGCCGGGGCGTAATACACCGGAGCCGGAGCGTAGTAGATCGGCGCCGGGTAGTGGTGGACGTGGATGCGGCGTGGCGGCGCGTGGTGATAGTGGTGATGGACCTGCTTGTGGCCGCCGCGCCAATGCTTGTGACCCTTGTCGCGGGCCTCCGCGACGCCGGCGGTGCTGAGCGCGACAATGAAAGCGCCAGCCGCGGCAAGTGCCACCGAAGTCTTCGCCATCATGGTTCGCCTCCTTGCTGGGAGCCGAACGTGGGTGCCGATTGAGGCAGAAAAAAGGGCACGGCCTGTGGCCGACTTGTGACTGGAGCGGGAGGTGGGGCGATGGGCGAACGTCAGCGCCTGATGATCGAGCCGGCGGCCCGCGACCTGCAGGCGCGCAGCGGCGGCGACGCGATCTGCACCTTCACGGCGACCAACGCCGCCGGCGAGGAGGTCTGGATCCAGCTGATCGAAGGCGGCTCGCTCAACACCCAGTATCCCCCCGACGAGGAGCCGATGAAGCGGCTGGGCATTCTGGGGGTCTTCGGCACCCTGAAGGCGCCGCTGATCGAGTGGGAGGCCGGCAATTTTGCGACATTCGATGTTTCGGGCATCGCCTCTTGGGACGTCGCCTTCGTCGTTGATCAGCTTTTCGTCAGATTGCTGAAGTGCGACGACGCCGGGTACGAGCCGGCGTCGTCTGTCGAGGCGTAGGTCGCGCTTACGACTGGGGCGCGGGTGGCGCGGGTGGCGGCGCCTGGGGCGGCTCGCTGGGCCGGTTGCGGCGGTCGGCCATGAACTGGTCGAACTCGGCCTTGTCCTTGGCGGCACGCAGCTTGTCGAGGAAGTCGCGGAACTCGCGCTGGTCCTCCTCGAGGCGGCGCAGCGTCTCCTCGCGATACTCGTCGAAGGCGACGTTGCCGCTCGACTGGTAGGCACCCCAGCTGCGCTTCCACGCCCTGTAATGATCCTTGGCGCGCATGCCGTCCGGCATGTGCCAGCGGCCGGCGTGGCAGTGTCTCCAGCTACCCATGCGTCCACTTCCTTTCATGTAGAACAGGATGGCCAGCCCGATCGGCCAGAAGACAACGAAGCCGGCGACCATCAGGGCGATCCAGGCGGGCTTGCCCCAATCGTCGAGTTTCTGCACCAGGCCCATCGAGCCCCTCCATGTTAATGTTAACGACATTTACATTGGGGTAGCCGCTTGGGGATGTCAAGCCCTGCCCAGGCCCAGACCGTTCAAATAAACCAGCACCGCCGACTCCAGCAGCTCGTCGGCGTCCATCGGCAGCTTGCGTCGGCCCTGATCGCCGCGGCCAAACAGCGAGGCGATGCCGTGGGCGATCGACCAGATGTGCAGGCTGACCATCAGCACCGGCGGCCGCTTGCCCGGCGGCAGAAGCGCGCAGAGCGTCTCGGCGGCCGCGCGCAGGACATTGAAGGCGCGGTCCCCGGCGGCGCGCAGCTCCGCCGTGGCGTCGGGCGACAGGCCCGATTCGAACATCGCAGAGTAGTAGGCGTGCTCGGTCCGGGCGAAGCGCAGATAGGCGCGGCCGAGATTGTTGAAGGCGATCATCGGCTCGGGCTTGCCGTCGTTCCACGCCTTGGCCAGCACCGTCTCGAAGCGCTCGAAGCCCTGGACCGCGACGTCGGCCATCAGCGCGTCGCGGTCGCGGAAATGCCGGTAGGGCGCTGCTGCACTGACGCCCGCCGCGCGCGCCGCCTCGGCGAAGGTGAAGCCCGCCGGGCCTTTCTCGCCGATCAGCGCGCGCGCCGCATCGATCAGCGCCTGACGCAGATTGCCGTGGTGATAGCCGCGCTCGCGGTCTTTCCAGCTCATGTTAAGGGAGTTTACATTGAAGCCGCCGCCATGGATACGACGCTGCCCGACCGGCTGCTGGATTACCTGCGCCAGACCCTGGGCGCGGCCATCGGCTACGCCGCGGCACCGGCGCGGCTGAACGGCGGCTTCGATACCACGATTCTGGCGTTCAGCCTCGCTGGCGCGCCGGCCGATTGGCAGGGCGGCCTGATCCTGCGCCTGATGGCACACCCCCGTCTGGCCGGTCGCGTGCGCCGTGAGGCGGCAACGCACGATGCGCTCACCGGCGCGGGCTTCGCCGCGCCGCGCGTGCTGCGGGCCGAACCCGACCCCGCGCCGCTGGGCCGCCCCTTCCTGATCATGCGGCGGCTGGCTGGCGGCAACATGGGCGCCGGCGGGCCCGCTTCGATCCTGCGCGCGCCGCGCGTGCTGGCGACGGCGCAGGCGGCGCTGCATCGCGTGCCTGCCGCCGCCCTGCGCGAGAGCGCACGTCGGCACGGCGTCGATCCGGCGATATTCACGCTCGAGGGCGAGGTGCGGCGCCTGGCGGCGCGCATCGCCGAATCCGGCCTGTCCGGCCTGTCCGGCCTGGGCGCCGGCGCGGCGTGGCTCGTGCGTCACCGGCCGCCGCCGGCCGAGGCGGAGGTGATCTGCC
The window above is part of the Alphaproteobacteria bacterium genome. Proteins encoded here:
- a CDS encoding MFS transporter, giving the protein MPFFYGWVVLGCVCLAGFARQGPSVAVLSIFVTPMTEHFGWSRTAIAGAVSVGGVLAAVISPIIGPMLDRQGARLVLTLAVLFSGIACMGLSLIQSLPVFYLVFCFARMIWAGPFDLGLYGALNAWFVAHRAFVTSIATVAQLGGLIALPLIAQFAIGAGDWRDGWIAVGATVLIVGFVPSWLLLVRRPEDVGLVPDRLASAGTAATPAEPRFSRVQAMRTPAFWLLSLYTVLVYPVQAGVSLHQVPHLIERGISPLVAASVVGVFSSLSAVATIGFGYLARRGPIRYSMALAAILLAAGSLGLIWVHGAWAAYLAAGAFGMGIGGVLTLLPIAWADYFGRESYGAIRGVALSLQVLAQAVGPVLSGMLRDGSGDYVRSLIVFGTLSALAVLAALAAQRPRLAG
- a CDS encoding universal stress protein, which gives rise to MNTILALAWSGDDLSAFEVAANLAHDMSSHVIGLEPPSYRAVSVAWADVGMGGPFDMPMADDEEDRKRVEALREGFFRAMDAAGVPRAGSAEAQDGALWRELKQAAPLEIGSVGRAAELIVVPQPGGPAKVPESLFEGALFESGRPVLMVPAGKHPTVGKHMVVAWNASTETARCVAMAMPLFRRAESIEVISVDGAMVDGPSGADLAVSLRRRGLKVTARHLPAGNKAPGPTIIEAAQASGADMIVKGAYTQSRLRQMIFGGLTRHLILSSPVPVLFSH
- a CDS encoding DUF2852 domain-containing protein produces the protein MGLVQKLDDWGKPAWIALMVAGFVVFWPIGLAILFYMKGSGRMGSWRHCHAGRWHMPDGMRAKDHYRAWKRSWGAYQSSGNVAFDEYREETLRRLEEDQREFRDFLDKLRAAKDKAEFDQFMADRRNRPSEPPQAPPPAPPAPQS
- a CDS encoding WHG domain-containing protein: MSWKDRERGYHHGNLRQALIDAARALIGEKGPAGFTFAEAARAAGVSAAAPYRHFRDRDALMADVAVQGFERFETVLAKAWNDGKPEPMIAFNNLGRAYLRFARTEHAYYSAMFESGLSPDATAELRAAGDRAFNVLRAAAETLCALLPPGKRPPVLMVSLHIWSIAHGIASLFGRGDQGRRKLPMDADELLESAVLVYLNGLGLGRA
- a CDS encoding phosphotransferase; protein product: MDTTLPDRLLDYLRQTLGAAIGYAAAPARLNGGFDTTILAFSLAGAPADWQGGLILRLMAHPRLAGRVRREAATHDALTGAGFAAPRVLRAEPDPAPLGRPFLIMRRLAGGNMGAGGPASILRAPRVLATAQAALHRVPAAALRESARRHGVDPAIFTLEGEVRRLAARIAESGLSGLSGLGAGAAWLVRHRPPPAEAEVICHGDYHPFNVMLDGKQVSGVIDWSQAILAEPAFDVAATRVVLRFPYLGEPRWARWPFGLARTVFLRSYTRAYRAARPFEERNLGYFEAMRVLHALAVAGETPPSPRDPWNQPHTLAALYRHFETISGVRVRI